One genomic region from Candidatus Bathyarchaeia archaeon encodes:
- a CDS encoding elongation factor EF-2: MGRYRQIEEIVKLMTQTERIRNTSIIAHVDHGKTTLSDSLLAAAGIISEQVAGQKLFLDSWELEQKRQMTVFASNISLVHTFKGVDYLINLIDTPGHIDFSGNVTRSLRAVDGALVVVDAVEGPMTQTETVLMQALRERVKPILFINKVDRLIRELKLTPEEIQKKFARIITRINTIIEKYAPPEHKKDWQVKVEDGRVAFGSALHKWGLNLPHMKAKGITFKDIIDAYTGEPEEIGRKVEALSKRIPVYEPVLDMFCEHLPSPIEAQPYRQSQIWPGDPNSPVGKAMAKVDPNGPLLMCITFIEVDPHSGVVAIGRVFSGTVEKGKTVRLVTSRQKGSIQQVYMSMATDRVIVERIPAGNIAALSGLPSIHVGETIAEEGVETAPFEALKYVSDPVVTVAVEPEDVKDLPLFDKVIHKLTLEDPNLHFKIDKESGQYLLSGMGELHLEVTAYRMQEAGLKVRMSKPIVIYRETISRDYRGPPVMGKSPNKHNRLWVTVERLQPEVIEAIKTGKINEMQTRDERQKILMKEFGWSTEDARNVIAIEGTNILVNRIKGRQYVEEVLDHVRSGFRDAVATGVLAKEPMYGLKVNLEDILIHEDPVHRGPAQILPMTWRPIWGAFLLSEPKLLEPILSFECKVPNDFVSPVITLLQKRRGKILDMVNEEDMVIVKAELPVAESFGIADELRSSTQGRAFWATQFSRWAPVPESMQAEVIRQIRERKGLPPTPPRPEEFCEEE; the protein is encoded by the coding sequence ATGGGTCGTTATAGGCAGATAGAGGAAATAGTTAAACTAATGACTCAAACTGAGAGGATAAGGAACACAAGCATAATTGCACATGTTGACCATGGTAAGACAACACTTTCAGACAGCCTTTTGGCGGCTGCTGGCATAATCAGCGAGCAAGTGGCTGGGCAGAAGCTTTTCCTAGACTCTTGGGAACTCGAACAGAAGAGGCAGATGACGGTTTTCGCCTCCAACATAAGCCTAGTCCACACTTTTAAGGGCGTTGACTACCTCATAAACCTCATAGATACGCCTGGACACATAGACTTCAGCGGAAACGTCACAAGAAGCCTAAGGGCTGTTGACGGCGCTTTAGTAGTTGTGGATGCTGTTGAGGGACCCATGACTCAGACGGAAACTGTTTTGATGCAAGCCCTCCGCGAACGTGTAAAACCCATACTCTTCATAAACAAGGTTGACCGCCTAATCCGGGAGCTGAAGCTAACCCCAGAAGAGATACAGAAGAAATTTGCAAGAATAATAACGAGGATAAACACCATCATTGAAAAGTACGCGCCTCCAGAGCATAAGAAGGATTGGCAGGTTAAAGTCGAAGATGGACGTGTTGCCTTTGGCTCCGCGCTTCACAAGTGGGGTTTAAACCTGCCTCACATGAAGGCTAAGGGCATAACCTTCAAGGACATTATTGACGCTTATACCGGCGAGCCTGAGGAAATTGGACGGAAGGTGGAAGCCCTAAGCAAACGCATACCCGTCTACGAGCCAGTTTTGGACATGTTCTGCGAGCACCTCCCAAGCCCCATCGAGGCGCAGCCCTACAGGCAGAGCCAAATCTGGCCCGGCGACCCAAACAGCCCTGTTGGCAAGGCCATGGCTAAGGTTGATCCGAACGGGCCGCTTTTGATGTGTATAACCTTCATTGAGGTTGACCCCCACAGTGGTGTTGTCGCCATTGGTAGGGTTTTCAGCGGCACTGTTGAGAAGGGTAAAACCGTCCGCCTCGTGACAAGCCGCCAGAAGGGAAGCATACAGCAGGTTTACATGAGCATGGCAACAGACAGAGTCATAGTCGAAAGGATTCCAGCTGGAAACATCGCGGCTCTCTCTGGTTTGCCATCCATCCACGTGGGCGAAACAATAGCTGAAGAGGGCGTTGAAACAGCACCCTTCGAAGCCCTAAAGTATGTTTCAGACCCTGTCGTCACGGTGGCTGTTGAGCCGGAAGACGTTAAAGACCTTCCATTATTCGATAAGGTTATTCATAAGCTAACTCTTGAAGATCCAAACTTGCACTTTAAGATAGACAAGGAAAGCGGACAGTACTTGCTCAGCGGCATGGGCGAACTCCACTTAGAGGTTACAGCCTACCGCATGCAGGAAGCCGGCCTAAAGGTTAGGATGAGCAAGCCCATAGTGATTTACCGCGAAACCATAAGCCGCGACTATAGGGGTCCACCGGTTATGGGCAAAAGCCCCAACAAGCATAATAGGCTTTGGGTAACCGTTGAAAGGCTTCAGCCAGAAGTTATAGAGGCTATTAAAACGGGTAAGATTAATGAGATGCAAACCCGCGACGAACGCCAGAAAATCCTAATGAAGGAGTTTGGCTGGTCCACTGAAGATGCGCGTAATGTAATCGCCATTGAAGGCACAAACATATTGGTCAACAGGATTAAGGGCAGGCAGTATGTGGAAGAAGTCTTGGACCATGTTAGATCTGGCTTTAGGGATGCTGTTGCCACTGGTGTCTTGGCGAAGGAACCCATGTACGGGCTTAAAGTAAACCTTGAGGACATCCTCATTCACGAAGACCCAGTTCACCGCGGACCAGCCCAGATTCTGCCCATGACATGGCGACCAATTTGGGGCGCCTTCCTCCTGAGCGAACCAAAACTTCTAGAGCCCATCCTAAGCTTCGAATGCAAGGTCCCCAACGACTTTGTAAGCCCGGTCATAACGCTTTTGCAGAAGCGAAGAGGCAAAATCCTAGACATGGTTAACGAAGAAGACATGGTCATTGTTAAGGCTGAACTGCCAGTGGCTGAATCCTTCGGAATAGCCGATGAGCTCCGCTCTTC